The following coding sequences are from one Desulfosporosinus sp. Sb-LF window:
- a CDS encoding HAD family hydrolase: MKFKGVIFDLDGTLVNSLEDIADSMNNVLQRYGFPSHELQAYKYFIGNGIKNLVREALPEMCKEEELILRCFDLMMGEYRNNCTNKTQPYDGIVELLNELAAREMKLAVLSNKVDALTKKVVMTLLPNRNFEVVIGVSDEIPRKPNPLGALLISQQLGIYPENLIYVGDTGVDMQAANSAGAYAVGALWGFRTKEELTLNGAKYLLNHPLELIQMLKEI; this comes from the coding sequence ATGAAGTTTAAAGGAGTTATTTTTGATTTAGATGGGACACTAGTTAATTCACTTGAAGATATAGCGGATTCTATGAACAATGTTCTACAAAGATATGGTTTTCCTTCTCATGAGCTTCAAGCCTATAAGTACTTCATTGGTAATGGGATTAAAAATCTTGTGCGTGAAGCATTACCCGAAATGTGTAAAGAGGAAGAGTTAATTCTTAGGTGTTTCGATTTGATGATGGGGGAATATCGTAATAACTGCACGAACAAAACACAACCTTATGATGGGATTGTCGAGCTACTTAATGAACTGGCTGCACGTGAGATGAAATTAGCGGTGCTTTCTAATAAGGTTGATGCTTTAACAAAAAAAGTGGTAATGACCCTACTACCGAATCGGAATTTCGAAGTAGTAATCGGAGTCAGCGATGAAATACCTAGAAAACCAAACCCCTTAGGTGCTTTGCTAATAAGCCAACAATTAGGAATTTATCCTGAGAACTTAATTTATGTGGGTGATACTGGCGTTGATATGCAAGCCGCAAATAGTGCAGGAGCGTATGCGGTAGGGGCGTTATGGGGTTTTCGAACGAAAGAAGAATTAACCTTAAACGGTGCAAAGTATTTGTTGAACCACCCTTTGGAATTGATTCAAATGTTAAAAGAGATTTAA
- a CDS encoding AAA domain-containing protein, translating into MNNAENHEHDKKLLLQVFRYLQALDQLKNPVPMDINTQPWLLWFGDMPEHPTIRRGNVAGNSLDDESSSDDYIVKVGRPELYDPPTPPAQLLSWLEKGWQEVNGSVKVIPQKQVEIAPKTIHFGDEQTRVDLYAEWVEEWNKWLETKDFENPEGSNNKPVPPAELIPWLTEDWQTSEHTIQAEKTLIKPEEILIIRFDDDPERPQLLNEWSPKREAWVCKERPARQAMTIFTKLYDLYARLERESEQVELVLGDGLLDWTGSEAGNFYHPILLLRLRIEFDPALPEFTVSEGDKPTELYSALLRLIPEVTAKSMSTLQEDLDNGGWHPLGGENTSESLKRLVIQLSPYGDLTPTNSRNKRDIPMIQRNPLLFLRKRTLGYSQALEAIIEDLPERDDLPDFLKNVVGIVTEKSREVDGGGTPTGIDPNGEDETILLSKEANGEQLQIAQRLDQHGAVLVQGPPGTGKTHTIANLIGHLLAQGKSILVTSHTSKALQVLREKVVEPLQPLCISQISDNSRDQMDRAIDAITERLSTSNADVLEREAEQLQTQRLELIRRLRETRHKLLLARQDEYRSIVVAGKEYPPSEAARLVKDTKDVDNWIPGPVSLGAPLPLSPTELAELYRTNVALSPEDERELKTALPEPENLPTPTEFERFATEKKNVDSIELNERPELWSSGDPMTNTKDLEYLSERLLKAVEVLNTRDQWRLDTLEAGMDGGVARDAWQNLITQVEQVSRQALEAKELLLEWGPTLPTDMSLEEEEKILAEILDFLKQSTKLTSFKLWTKRPWKAFIEKARVEGKSPSEKTHFEALRVVLELTKARTKLVERWERQVAVLGGPGREELGTTPENVCQQLVYALRQGLDWAATQWNPLLDELKRFGFDWELFLTHVPIHAGEHGRLLRIHDLVKGELTLVLLAHSTYCHKVRLQHKLEELVTVVKSVDNLETQAAVVSSLYDALSGLNLSNYKQAYHRLIELTSRRQDIELRHKFLAKLEQVAPNWSSALRSRTDLHGSGRIPSNPTDAWLWCQLQGELEQRARTSMEELQARITQLSEDLRRTTAILVEKKSWAAQVRRTTLTQRQALQGWKEIMHRIGKGTGKRVPRFLAEARKLMPICQSAVPVWIMPINRVIENFNPKTNRFDVVIVDEASQADAMALTTLYLGSQVVIVGDHEQVSPVGVGQNQDEIQKLIDEHLPGIPNSQLYDGLFSIYNLGMTTFDPICLREHFRCVSPIIQFSNFLSYNGKIKPLRDESEVKLKPFTVAYRVEGATSRGKTNDKEAHTIVSLILACIENPLYRDASFGVISLVGEEQAMLIDRLLQTNLSPSEYTRRRIQCGNPAHFQGDERDVIFLSVVDAPTGQGPLTLKREGAHDMYKKRFNVAASRARDQLWVVHSVDPDIDLKAGDIRRDLIKHAQDPYAVTNALEQQETKTESEFERQVLRQLVHKGFRVTPQWPVGAFRIDMVVEGNGKRLAVECDGDRYHTLENLGEDMSRQAILERLGWRFVRIRGSEFFRDPEGAMRLVFERLQALEIPAEGMKMDKVPVQSTEVLEGAIFRRAAEIRRGWGMEPPLSDLVQQTEELLLTKGLLQNQELSNTDVVKIEEVIEVIDDEIIDDVQAVTAPGVTNKQDLIEKFEENTIPLVRRIGRNIPFQIKFQDNVIIPSTIPNILTSVLEELLVLRPDIINNLDSKYVCQRQPRFTYDSAAFLDYVKFERLSNGMYVFSTSNVVRTIRITYSILDLCGFKKEDLQMIYDL; encoded by the coding sequence TTGAACAACGCTGAAAATCACGAACACGATAAAAAACTTCTTCTCCAAGTATTCCGTTACCTCCAGGCTCTCGATCAACTCAAGAACCCTGTACCCATGGATATTAATACCCAGCCGTGGTTACTGTGGTTTGGAGATATGCCAGAGCATCCAACAATCCGTCGTGGGAATGTGGCAGGCAATTCCCTAGATGATGAAAGTTCATCTGACGATTACATTGTTAAAGTAGGTCGACCTGAGCTCTACGACCCTCCCACACCGCCGGCTCAATTACTTTCCTGGTTAGAGAAGGGCTGGCAAGAGGTCAATGGGTCTGTTAAAGTTATCCCCCAGAAGCAAGTGGAAATCGCCCCAAAAACAATTCATTTTGGCGATGAGCAAACTCGAGTAGATCTATATGCAGAGTGGGTGGAAGAATGGAACAAATGGCTAGAAACTAAAGACTTCGAGAACCCTGAGGGCAGTAATAACAAACCTGTACCGCCAGCAGAGCTCATCCCTTGGCTAACAGAGGATTGGCAAACTAGTGAGCACACAATACAGGCCGAAAAGACCCTCATCAAGCCTGAAGAGATACTTATAATACGTTTCGATGACGATCCCGAACGTCCTCAACTTCTTAACGAATGGTCCCCGAAACGCGAAGCCTGGGTTTGCAAGGAACGTCCGGCGCGGCAAGCAATGACAATCTTTACGAAGCTTTATGACCTTTATGCCCGCCTTGAACGTGAGTCTGAGCAGGTCGAACTTGTGCTAGGCGATGGCCTTTTAGATTGGACAGGTAGCGAAGCTGGAAATTTCTATCATCCCATACTGCTACTTCGTTTACGAATTGAATTCGACCCAGCCCTTCCCGAATTCACGGTGTCGGAAGGGGACAAGCCGACTGAGCTTTATAGCGCACTACTGCGCCTTATTCCTGAGGTTACTGCCAAATCGATGAGTACTTTACAAGAAGACTTAGATAATGGTGGCTGGCATCCTCTGGGTGGTGAAAACACTTCCGAGTCCCTTAAACGCTTAGTCATTCAACTCTCGCCCTATGGTGATCTAACGCCCACAAACTCGAGAAATAAGCGGGACATCCCAATGATACAGCGCAATCCTTTGCTGTTTTTGCGCAAGAGGACACTAGGTTATAGCCAAGCCCTTGAAGCCATCATTGAAGATTTACCTGAACGTGACGATTTGCCTGATTTTCTGAAGAACGTCGTGGGTATCGTGACTGAAAAATCGCGTGAGGTGGACGGTGGGGGAACGCCGACTGGCATAGACCCTAACGGAGAAGATGAAACTATTCTGCTCAGTAAAGAAGCTAATGGCGAACAATTACAAATTGCTCAGCGTTTGGACCAACACGGAGCAGTTTTGGTGCAAGGCCCCCCTGGGACCGGTAAAACCCATACCATCGCGAACTTGATCGGACATTTGTTGGCCCAAGGAAAAAGCATTCTGGTCACGAGTCATACCTCAAAGGCCTTGCAAGTGCTGCGTGAAAAAGTAGTAGAACCACTTCAGCCCCTATGTATAAGCCAAATTAGTGATAATAGTCGCGATCAAATGGATCGTGCGATCGATGCGATCACGGAACGTCTTTCTACATCTAATGCGGACGTCTTAGAACGGGAAGCTGAACAATTGCAGACCCAACGATTAGAGCTTATTCGAAGATTAAGAGAAACCCGACATAAATTACTCCTTGCCCGCCAGGATGAATATCGCTCAATCGTTGTGGCAGGTAAAGAATACCCACCCTCAGAAGCTGCCCGTCTAGTCAAAGACACAAAGGACGTTGATAACTGGATCCCAGGTCCAGTTTCTTTAGGAGCGCCCTTACCACTATCACCCACTGAGCTAGCAGAATTATATCGGACGAACGTCGCTTTAAGTCCAGAAGACGAACGGGAACTTAAGACCGCGCTGCCAGAGCCCGAGAATTTACCGACCCCTACAGAATTTGAGCGGTTTGCAACAGAAAAGAAAAATGTCGATAGTATAGAGCTTAATGAGCGTCCCGAGTTGTGGTCTTCAGGTGATCCAATGACGAACACGAAAGACCTTGAGTATTTGAGCGAACGCCTGCTTAAGGCTGTTGAAGTACTGAATACCCGTGATCAATGGCGTCTCGATACACTAGAGGCTGGTATGGATGGCGGCGTTGCACGTGACGCATGGCAAAACCTCATAACTCAGGTAGAACAAGTGTCGAGGCAAGCGCTGGAGGCTAAGGAACTCTTGCTTGAATGGGGTCCAACCCTGCCAACGGATATGAGTCTTGAAGAGGAAGAAAAAATTCTTGCTGAAATTCTCGATTTTCTGAAGCAAAGTACTAAGCTCACTAGCTTTAAACTCTGGACAAAACGACCATGGAAGGCGTTTATCGAGAAAGCGCGTGTAGAAGGAAAGTCACCTTCCGAGAAAACGCATTTTGAAGCTCTAAGGGTTGTCCTTGAGTTAACCAAAGCCAGAACCAAACTTGTTGAACGCTGGGAACGCCAGGTTGCTGTCTTAGGTGGCCCTGGTCGAGAAGAACTAGGGACCACTCCCGAAAATGTTTGCCAGCAGTTAGTTTACGCTCTCCGTCAAGGTCTTGATTGGGCAGCGACCCAATGGAATCCGCTCTTGGATGAGCTTAAACGCTTTGGTTTTGACTGGGAGCTTTTCCTCACGCATGTCCCGATTCATGCCGGTGAGCATGGTCGCTTGCTTAGAATTCACGATCTGGTAAAGGGTGAACTAACTCTGGTGCTTTTAGCCCATTCCACCTATTGTCATAAAGTACGACTACAGCACAAACTCGAGGAACTAGTGACAGTCGTCAAGTCTGTAGATAATCTGGAGACCCAGGCTGCGGTGGTTTCTTCCTTATACGACGCGCTCTCAGGCCTAAATCTTTCTAACTATAAGCAAGCATATCATCGTTTGATCGAGCTAACTTCTAGACGTCAGGATATTGAACTACGCCACAAGTTTTTAGCAAAACTTGAGCAAGTAGCACCTAATTGGTCAAGTGCCCTACGATCGCGAACTGATTTACATGGGTCAGGTAGGATTCCAAGTAACCCCACAGACGCCTGGCTATGGTGTCAACTACAGGGTGAATTGGAACAACGGGCAAGGACCTCGATGGAGGAATTGCAGGCACGTATTACTCAGCTGTCGGAAGACCTTCGTCGCACGACCGCTATACTTGTCGAGAAGAAGTCCTGGGCAGCGCAAGTGAGGCGAACGACCCTAACCCAACGCCAGGCACTTCAGGGCTGGAAAGAAATCATGCATCGTATTGGTAAAGGTACGGGGAAACGAGTACCACGGTTTTTAGCCGAAGCGCGTAAATTAATGCCGATCTGTCAATCGGCTGTGCCAGTCTGGATTATGCCCATCAACCGCGTCATCGAAAATTTTAACCCTAAGACCAACCGCTTTGATGTCGTCATCGTCGATGAAGCCAGCCAGGCCGATGCCATGGCCTTAACGACCTTATACTTAGGGAGTCAAGTCGTTATCGTCGGCGACCACGAACAGGTTAGCCCGGTAGGCGTCGGGCAAAATCAAGATGAGATCCAAAAACTGATCGATGAACATTTGCCTGGCATTCCTAACAGTCAGCTCTACGACGGCTTGTTCTCTATTTACAATTTAGGCATGACTACCTTTGATCCGATCTGCTTACGTGAACACTTCCGTTGTGTATCACCGATCATTCAATTTAGTAACTTCTTGTCTTATAATGGAAAAATCAAGCCCTTGCGTGATGAAAGCGAAGTGAAACTTAAACCCTTTACGGTCGCGTATAGAGTAGAGGGAGCAACTTCCCGTGGTAAGACCAATGACAAAGAAGCTCATACGATTGTTTCGTTGATCCTCGCTTGCATCGAAAACCCCCTCTATAGGGATGCCTCCTTTGGGGTGATTTCTCTGGTCGGGGAAGAACAAGCCATGTTGATCGATCGTCTCTTGCAAACGAATTTGTCCCCCTCAGAGTACACAAGACGGCGGATTCAGTGCGGCAATCCGGCCCATTTTCAAGGAGATGAACGGGACGTTATATTCCTGTCTGTCGTCGACGCGCCGACCGGGCAGGGCCCACTAACTCTAAAGCGTGAGGGTGCTCATGATATGTATAAGAAACGCTTCAATGTAGCTGCAAGCCGAGCACGTGATCAGTTATGGGTTGTCCATTCCGTTGATCCTGACATAGATTTGAAAGCCGGAGATATCCGACGCGACCTTATTAAACATGCCCAGGACCCCTATGCCGTGACGAACGCTCTTGAACAACAGGAAACAAAGACTGAGTCCGAATTCGAACGCCAGGTTTTAAGACAATTAGTGCATAAGGGTTTCCGCGTCACACCCCAGTGGCCAGTCGGAGCTTTTAGGATCGACATGGTCGTTGAGGGAAATGGTAAACGCCTTGCAGTGGAATGTGATGGTGATCGCTATCATACCTTGGAAAACCTGGGCGAAGACATGTCACGCCAGGCTATTTTGGAACGCCTCGGCTGGCGCTTTGTCCGCATCAGAGGCAGTGAGTTTTTTAGAGATCCTGAGGGAGCGATGAGACTAGTATTTGAACGACTTCAAGCCCTAGAGATCCCGGCCGAAGGGATGAAGATGGACAAGGTTCCAGTCCAATCCACTGAGGTTCTAGAAGGTGCGATCTTTAGACGTGCTGCAGAAATTCGTCGTGGCTGGGGTATGGAACCACCGCTTAGCGACCTTGTACAACAAACTGAAGAGCTGCTACTAACTAAAGGGCTACTACAAAATCAAGAGCTATCCAATACTGACGTGGTAAAAATTGAAGAAGTCATCGAAGTAATTGATGATGAAATCATCGACGATGTTCAAGCTGTTACAGCACCTGGGGTGACAAATAAGCAGGACCTTATTGAGAAGTTTGAGGAAAATACTATTCCTCTGGTCCGGCGTATAGGTCGAAATATACCTTTCCAAATCAAGTTCCAGGATAACGTTATAATTCCAAGCACAATTCCCAATATATTAACGAGCGTGCTAGAAGAATTGCTTGTTTTACGCCCTGATATTATTAATAATCTTGATTCTAAGTACGTATGTCAAAGGCAACCACGTTTTACCTACGACAGTGCAGCGTTTCTTGACTATGTGAAATTTGAGAGGTTATCGAATGGTATGTATGTCTTCAGCACCTCAAACGTTGTGAGAACCATTCGAATCACCTATAGTATTCTTGACTTATGCGGATTCAAGAAAGAGGATCTACAAATGATTTATGATTTATAA
- the rd gene encoding rubredoxin gives MKNYQCSVCGYVYDPALGDPDSGIAPGTSFEDIPEDWVCPTCGVSKDQFEPVE, from the coding sequence ATGAAGAATTATCAGTGTTCAGTATGTGGATATGTTTATGATCCGGCCCTTGGGGATCCCGATTCAGGGATTGCACCCGGTACCTCTTTTGAAGATATTCCAGAAGATTGGGTTTGCCCTACATGCGGTGTTTCCAAGGATCAATTTGAACCAGTTGAATAA
- a CDS encoding phosphohydrolase — translation MSDYILTYSKIKFFPLEPVKEDIKIEDIAHSLSLMTRANGHCSHFYSVGQHSIHCYKEAKNRGYSERVQLGCLLHDASESYISDLTRPVKRNLPQYFTIEEKLQRIIYDYFGLGDLLDEERKQIEDVDDTLLHYEFETLMDFHMFDPSPYKSVEHDFSQRDFTSVEKEFIAIFNGLNYACSLRIRHE, via the coding sequence GTGTCCGACTATATATTAACATACTCAAAAATTAAGTTCTTTCCACTAGAACCTGTAAAGGAAGACATTAAGATAGAGGATATAGCCCACTCGTTATCGCTAATGACCAGGGCTAACGGGCATTGCAGCCATTTTTACTCGGTTGGTCAGCACTCAATTCATTGCTATAAAGAGGCCAAAAATAGAGGGTATTCTGAAAGGGTCCAACTCGGTTGCCTGTTGCATGATGCCAGTGAAAGCTACATATCCGATTTAACAAGGCCAGTCAAGCGTAACCTACCTCAGTATTTTACTATCGAGGAAAAATTACAAAGGATTATCTATGACTACTTTGGTCTTGGCGATTTATTGGATGAAGAACGGAAGCAGATAGAGGATGTTGACGACACTTTGCTTCACTATGAGTTTGAAACGCTGATGGATTTCCATATGTTTGATCCTTCTCCGTATAAGTCTGTGGAACATGATTTCTCCCAAAGGGATTTTACCAGCGTCGAGAAAGAGTTCATTGCGATTTTCAATGGACTAAATTACGCGTGCTCCCTGCGGATACGTCATGAATAA
- a CDS encoding ferredoxin codes for MIAEVNKDECIGCESCPAFCPEVFKMEADGLAVAYTNPVPSEFEAAAKEAAEGCPAHCITIE; via the coding sequence ATGATTGCTGAAGTGAATAAAGATGAGTGCATCGGGTGTGAATCATGCCCTGCATTCTGCCCTGAGGTGTTTAAGATGGAGGCTGACGGGTTAGCAGTAGCTTACACAAACCCGGTTCCCAGTGAGTTTGAGGCAGCTGCAAAAGAAGCTGCCGAGGGCTGCCCAGCACATTGTATTACTATTGAATAG
- a CDS encoding CorA family divalent cation transporter has product MILLTILTTICIPLSFVAGIYGMNFEYMRELNWKYGYFIVLGLMIYIGISMFLWFKRKGWFDT; this is encoded by the coding sequence ATCATACTACTTACGATATTAACTACAATTTGTATTCCGTTATCCTTTGTAGCCGGTATTTATGGCATGAACTTTGAATATATGCGGGAATTGAACTGGAAATATGGTTATTTTATAGTTTTAGGATTAATGATCTATATCGGTATTTCGATGTTCTTGTGGTTTAAGCGCAAGGGATGGTTTGATACATAA
- a CDS encoding TIGR03905 family TSCPD domain-containing protein codes for MDNIIKYIPDGVCSKEISFYIVDGKLKNVKFVKGCTGNAQGVSRLVEGMDAAEVVKRLKGIKCQNGTSCPDQLATAIENSR; via the coding sequence ATGGATAATATTATCAAATATATTCCGGATGGAGTATGTTCAAAGGAAATAAGCTTTTATATTGTAGATGGCAAACTTAAGAATGTAAAGTTTGTAAAGGGTTGTACTGGAAATGCTCAGGGAGTATCGAGGCTCGTGGAGGGAATGGATGCCGCAGAAGTTGTGAAGAGATTAAAAGGGATCAAATGTCAGAACGGAACATCGTGTCCAGACCAACTGGCGACCGCTATAGAAAATTCTAGATAG
- a CDS encoding GGDEF domain-containing protein, giving the protein MVTLKTMDSSIVSFIILILIYINAYNRAEKVFMHYKLFIDLIIINMALIIVDIMGWVFNGLPGSMNIIYNMGFNLLLYIMAPMAPSLCMIYANFHVFRDEKRIIKLKRVLKVFLVVNAAISIMSLFTGWFFSVDAGNIYHRGEYFWVHVAYCYLLIGYSFFFVILNRSLIEKRNYFSLLLFFLPQTVGTTIQMFYYGVSYNWIGMMLSLLIVYFNIQDRGLKTDYLTGVYNRRESDGYIQAKIRNSTGTKSFSAILIDLDEFKSINDRFGHETGDAALKDAVSIIRKSLRLNDFIARVGGDEFVIILDIYSREMLEQAVKRITDNVEKFNKDSPKPYKISFSIGYDIYDINSELKSDEFFNHIDMLMYDHKKSRY; this is encoded by the coding sequence ATGGTAACGTTAAAGACAATGGATTCTAGCATCGTTTCATTTATCATATTAATTCTTATTTATATCAATGCTTATAACCGTGCGGAAAAGGTATTTATGCACTATAAGCTGTTTATTGACCTAATAATAATCAATATGGCTTTAATTATCGTTGACATTATGGGTTGGGTTTTTAATGGTTTACCGGGTAGTATGAACATAATTTACAATATGGGGTTTAATCTTCTGCTCTATATCATGGCGCCAATGGCACCATCGTTGTGCATGATTTATGCAAATTTTCATGTATTTCGAGATGAGAAACGAATAATAAAACTGAAGCGTGTTTTGAAGGTTTTTTTAGTTGTCAACGCTGCGATATCGATAATGAGTCTTTTTACTGGTTGGTTTTTCAGTGTTGATGCAGGAAATATTTATCATAGAGGGGAATATTTTTGGGTCCATGTTGCCTATTGTTATTTGCTGATAGGCTATTCCTTTTTTTTCGTCATTCTAAACCGGAGTCTGATTGAAAAAAGGAATTACTTTTCACTGCTGTTGTTTTTTCTTCCTCAGACAGTCGGAACTACCATTCAAATGTTCTATTATGGAGTATCCTATAATTGGATAGGCATGATGTTGTCACTTCTAATCGTATATTTCAACATACAAGATCGTGGATTAAAAACTGATTACCTCACAGGAGTATATAATCGTAGGGAGTCAGACGGATATATCCAAGCAAAAATCAGAAACAGTACGGGAACAAAATCATTTTCAGCTATCCTGATTGACCTGGATGAATTCAAGTCAATCAATGACAGGTTCGGTCATGAAACTGGGGATGCGGCACTAAAGGATGCAGTAAGTATCATCAGAAAAAGTTTGCGTCTAAATGATTTCATTGCAAGGGTTGGTGGAGATGAATTCGTTATCATCCTAGACATCTATAGTCGAGAGATGCTTGAACAGGCAGTTAAAAGAATAACTGACAATGTTGAAAAATTCAATAAGGACAGCCCAAAGCCCTATAAAATTAGTTTTTCGATCGGATATGACATCTATGATATTAATTCCGAATTGAAATCGGATGAATTTTTCAATCACATTGATATGTTAATGTATGATCATAAAAAATCTAGATATTGA
- a CDS encoding DnaJ domain-containing protein, which produces MGLQTTFMKKYIIYHTGIYESVISLIVFACRYKFGGAKVKDYYSVLEINENATIDEIKTAFRTLMKVWHPDVCSRKDAYERFVEIVEAYETLKSPQQRKLYDEMRKTCDDEPIQKAEENKTTLFEFIVIIVLIIMSLSFVAFIAYKVYNALHGNAINLTPQ; this is translated from the coding sequence ATGGGCTTACAAACTACCTTCATGAAAAAATACATCATTTATCATACTGGGATTTATGAATCGGTTATATCATTAATTGTTTTCGCATGTCGCTATAAATTTGGAGGTGCCAAAGTGAAAGATTATTATTCCGTGCTTGAAATCAATGAAAATGCAACGATCGACGAAATAAAGACTGCATTTAGAACTCTCATGAAGGTTTGGCATCCAGATGTATGTTCAAGAAAAGATGCATATGAGAGATTTGTTGAGATTGTCGAGGCATATGAGACATTAAAGAGTCCGCAACAACGTAAACTATACGATGAAATGCGCAAAACATGCGACGATGAACCAATACAAAAAGCTGAGGAAAATAAAACAACACTATTTGAATTCATTGTAATAATAGTTCTTATCATAATGAGTTTAAGTTTTGTGGCGTTTATTGCTTACAAAGTTTATAATGCTCTTCATGGAAATGCTATCAACTTAACTCCTCAATGA
- a CDS encoding MarR family transcriptional regulator, which yields MKDLSKYVSVAYRRTQMFYTEQLKELGVSSGQFMFIVCICENVAQTQDELSQRLIIDKSTVAKILSQLETDGYITKTINSNDRRACSIFPTDKAVAIYPKILEIKDEWHNKMTENFSDIERDVFEKLMVKVMENSINNCK from the coding sequence ATGAAGGATTTATCAAAGTATGTTTCAGTGGCTTATCGCCGTACACAAATGTTTTATACAGAGCAGCTTAAAGAATTAGGAGTTAGTAGTGGACAGTTTATGTTTATCGTTTGTATCTGTGAGAACGTGGCTCAAACACAGGATGAATTATCTCAACGGCTGATTATTGACAAGAGTACTGTAGCAAAGATATTATCCCAACTTGAAACAGATGGATACATCACTAAAACCATCAATTCAAATGATAGGCGTGCATGTAGTATTTTTCCTACGGATAAGGCTGTTGCAATTTATCCCAAAATATTAGAGATAAAAGATGAATGGCATAATAAAATGACGGAAAATTTTAGTGATATAGAACGTGATGTTTTTGAAAAGCTAATGGTAAAAGTCATGGAGAATAGTATTAATAACTGCAAATAG